Within Deltaproteobacteria bacterium, the genomic segment GGACTCCGGAACGACCGCCACGGCGATGCGGACCGTGACCGGCGGCGGATCGTGGGCGGACGAGAGCGAGGCGGAGCCGGGGACCAACGCCGCGAACGCCGACAGGATCGCGATCGCACCCCGCACGGCACCCGTACGTCCCGTTCCCCTCCGTTCCCGCCGCATCCTTTCATCTAACCCTCGCCCCGTCCGGTCTGTCAAGGCGCCGCGAACGGATCGGCGGGACGGCGTTCCCCCACTCCGTCGATCGCGGCCTCGGCGACGGCAAGCTCCGCGATTGCGGCACGGATCCCGTCGAGTCGATTCCCCGGGCAAGCTCCGCGATTGCGGCACGGATCCCGTCGAGTCGATTCCCCGCCCCGGATTCGCCGACCAAGCCGGCGATCGTCACGACTTCGCGATCGAGAAACTCCACGGCTTCCCGGAAGAGGCCGTCGATCGAGGCGCCCACGGCGTCGGCCCACTGGGCCGCCACGCGGGAGAGGTTCTTCTCGACCTCCCACGGGATCCTGCGCAGGAAATGCCTTCGGACCAGCGGCCGGAATACCGCCATCGGGATGAGGAACCAGAGCAGCTCGAAATGGGTGTCGAACGTGGAGGAGAACCGGACGTCGGGGTGGGCCGGCTCCTCGACCCGCGGATCGAACCGGGCCCCCTCGAAGCGGGTCCCGAGGGCCCGTTCGATCTCCTCCGCCAGGCGGTCCGCGAACGCCCGCACCGACCGCTCGACAGTCGCCTGCGCCCGGAACAGGAACCCCGCGAGGTGCCCCTCGCCGTGCAGGGAGATCGAACCCATCTCCTCCATCATCGCGTCCGTGAGCCACCCCTCGAATTCCCCGGTTTCCCGCGCGAGGTTTCCCGTCCACTTCGTCATCGCTTGCCGGAGATTGGCGGACACGCGCCCCGCCACCTCGCCGTGGTACGCGTGAAACCGCTCGTCGGCCGCGGTCCGGACCTCGGCCTTCAGGTGGTTGCAGAGGATCCGGATCTCCCCCTTGACGGATCCGAGCCCCTCGCGCTCGCGCGCAAGCGCAGCGAGGAGATCCGCCCGCGCGTCTTCCGCCGCCGCCGCCGCCCGTTCCGCCAGAAGCAGATACTCACGGCACCCGGCGGCCAGCCCGCGAACCTTGTGGCGGACGATCTCCCCGAACGCCTCCTCCCGCCGCCCCGCGATCCGTTCCCGCAGGTAGCCCGCCACCGCCCCGCGCATCCCCTCGAACCCGGGACGGCAGGAGACGGGGAAGATCCTCCACTCCTTTCCCGTGCGGGAAAATGCCTGGTT encodes:
- a CDS encoding dynamin family protein, with the protein product MDLARAVETVEAIRRMFGVESLAPQLSACREMLAGGGEVDVAVLGQFKAGKSSFLNGLIGAAVVPVDVLPSTAVVTRIGYGPGERAVVHLLSGEAREIPPARLAEFVTERGNPSNGKKVAVVDVELPALAPYDGIRFVDTPGLGSVFAHNTKAAKEWMPRVGAALVAVSVNHPLSEDDLLLLEDVARHTSEAAILLTKADLVSGGELASVVEFIRNQAFSRTGKEWRIFPVSCRPGFEGMRGAVAGYLRERIAGRREEAFGEIVRHKVRGLAAGCREYLLLAERAAAAAEDARADLLAALAREREGLGSVKGEIRILCNHLKAEVRTAADERFHAYHGEVAGRVSANLRQAMTKWTGNLARETGEFEGWLTDAMMEEMGSISLHGEGHLAGFLFRAQATVERSVRAFADRLAEEIERALGTRFEGARFDPRVEEPAHPDVRFSSTFDTHFELLWFLIPMAVFRPLVRRHFLRRIPWEVEKNLSRVAAQWADAVGASIDGLFREAVEFLDREVVTIAGLVGESGAGNRLDGIRAAIAELARGIDSTGSVPQSRSLPSPRPRSTEWGNAVPPIRSRRLDRPDGARVR